The genomic interval GCCTAGTGGCTATGCAGAGACAAGTGACAAGTTATTCAAAAACGTTTCTAGACAACATTGCTCTTCATATAtcacatattttcaaaaaatgttgaagatttgtttttaatatgtttttagaaGAAACATGAAATTAGCTTGATACAAGtttagtttaatttacaatttctttttttttgtcatttcagaTTTATAGATATTTGGAAAAACATCTGATTTAGCCATCACCATGCTGGGATTAAGCAAAGTATCCTCCTTTCCTGCTGGATTTTATCTACTTGCCCTTGTGCCTCTTTTGTGCCATGTGGGAACAATTTATGGTGAAACTACAATGGCTCCAGAAACAGGAAAAAACCTCAGTGATTGTGTAGGTACCTATTATTGCAAAGAAGGTGTCATCTTACCAATTTGGGAACCGCAGAATCCATCGTACGGTGATAAAATTGCAAGAGCTACAGTGTATTTTGTTGCCATGGTCTACATGTTCCTAGGGGTATCGATTATTGCTGATCGTTTCATGTCCTCTATTGAAGTCATTACGTCTCAAGAAAAAGAGATAACTATCAAGAAACAAAATGGTGAAACCACAAAGACAACAGTGAGGATATGGAATGAGACTGTTTCCAATTTGACCCTTATGGCTCTTGGCTCCTCTGCTCCTGAGATTCTCCTTTCTGTCATTGAAGTCTGTGGACATAATTTTCAGGCTGGGGATCTTGGTCCAAGTACCATTGTAGGCAGTGCCGCATTTAATATGTTCATAATCATTGCCCTCTGTGTCTATGTCGTTCCTGATGGTGAAATAAGGAAGATAAAACATCTCAGAGTATTTTTCGTCACTGCAGCCTGGAGTATTTTTGCCTACACTTGGCTGTATATGATCTTGTCTGTTATTTCACCTGGCGTTGTTGAGGTCTGGGAAGGTTTGctcacttttttcttctttccaattTGTGTGGTGTTTGCTTGGGTCGCAGACCGGAGGCTGTTGTTTTACAAGTATGTCTACAAAAGGTATCGTGCTGGAAAACAAAGAGGAATGATCATTGAAACAGAAGGTGATAGACCATCATCCAAAGCTGACATTGAGATGGATGGGAAAGTTCTCAACTCACACACAGAAAACTTTCTTGATGGCTCATTAGTTCTGGAGGTTGATGAGAAGGACCAGGATGATGAAGAAGCCAGGAGGGATATGGCAAGGATCCTGAAGGAACTGAAGCAAAAACACCCTGAGAAGGAAATGGAACAGTTGCTTGAGTTGGCTAACTATCAAGTATTGAGTCAACAGCAAAAAAGCCGAGCATTTTATCGCATCCAGGCCACCCGTTTGATGACTGGTGCTGGCAATATATTAAAGAGACATGCAGCAGATCAAGCTAGAAAAGCAGTCAGCATGCATGAGGTTAACAATGAATCCATTGAGAATGATCCTGTCAGCAAGATTTACTTTGAACAGTCCACTTATCAGTGCTTGGAGAACTGTGGAACAGTAGCTCTGACCATTTTTCGTCGAGGAGGTGATTTGACCAACACAGTATTTGTAGATTTTAGAACAGAAGACGGTACTGCCAATGCTGGTTCAGATTATGAATTTACTGAAGGCACTGTTGTTTTCAAACCTGGCGAGACCCAGAAGGAGATCAGAGTTGGCATTATTGATGATGACATTTTTGAAGAAGATGAAAACTTCTTGGTCCACCTAAGCAATATTCGTGTGAACTCTGAGACAACAGAAGTGAACCTTGAATCTAATCACGTGGCATCTCTTGCATGCCTTGGATCACCCTCTACAGCTACGGTTACTATCTTTGATGATGATCATGCAGGCATCTTTACATTTGAGGAGCCAGTTACTCATATCAGTGAAAGCATTGGCACTATGGAGGTGAAAGTGTTGAGAACATCTGGAGCTCGCGGAACTGTTATTATACCTTATAAAACTATTGAGGGCACTGCAAGAGGTGGAGGAGAAGACTTTGAGGATACCTGTGGTCAGCTAGAGTTCCAAAATGATGAGATTGTGTAAGtacaacattttaaatcatttttagaatatttttattctgtggaATATATCCATATTTGTTTACTTACAGTGCAACCAATCCTTTTGGGATTTAATGTGAATTTAAATGTTAttgattgaaatgtaaaaaatgttttatcaaattgTGTTTAATTGCCTTTCTTTTAAGACACAAACAGAACAATTGGAAGATCTGTATGCTGTGAAAGAATCATTTTCTTCAACTTActtaacagtttttttctttcattacaaCCTACTAACCACTGTATATTGTAGGGAAGTATTTTGTCGAACATTTACCAGAACTTGACTGATGTTAAAGGAACGGTCTTTGAATATCTCATGAAGCCTAGCAACTGAGAACTTCAGACCACCTTAATAAAAGGAAGAGCATTTACTTAGTTATACATTTGGTTGTTAGTCCATGATCTTGTTGGTCCACATTTTTGGCCTATATACAAACCTACCTATAACTTTTATAGTATTAGAGCAAAGTACACTAACTCTTTGGTCATTCTATAAGTGAAAATATGCTAGATTGCTCTTCTACATAATGGAATTAAATACTATTActaacaatattcatttttttaaggtttttggtTAGTAGGGTAAAATCAATTAAGTCCACCTAAACTAATCAGTTGTGCTGAGCTATCTTACACTTGGAGTGCAATATTATTATCATACTAGGTTAAATTGCTTACTGAGTTGTCTTTTATCAACCTATGAGACATAACATAAAAGAAATTACCCTTTAGGGTAAACCTTCAGAGGAAAAAATACCACAGGAGACTCAAATCACTGGGGTTCCTGGTAATGCAAATACTGGTCAAGCTTTCTGGATAGAAATGATAATGTTAGCACCCATCTTCCTCCGTCTTGCCTATTGtccaatattttaggttttagaatTGTctcagtgttgttttttttattatcgtTTTATATGTTATGATTCTTTAGACATTTTCTTCTCTCCCCTGATTAGCTTTACAATTGGTCCATGTGTAGgaatgttttttgtacatttttgccaTCAATGTTAGTGCCATTTGCAGCACAAATGTTAcaccctttaaatatttattgagcaGAAATGAGAGATAAAATGAGACATttccactttattatatattggcaAATTCAAGTAAAAGCTTATCTTGCACAGTGCATGGAAATGAACAGCTGTAGGGACTGCAGTCTGTCTGGAGCTTTAATAGTATTTACACCTTGTAATGAGTCTTTCATATTGTGTAAGGTAGTTTAGGTAAATCCCCTGGTTTAATCTTCCTTTTGCTGACAATCAGTGTGTCCCCTTTCACATACAATTCACATACACTATTAGTAAGCACCAGCACTGGGTTTCCAATTTTCTTACATGTTAGTGAGCTCATGCTGCCACGCTGTTGCTTAGGGCTGGAatttgaaatataattatttattaaaagtcattccTTACGCAATGGAAAAGGGAATGTTATATTCACAATGTAGACAGTGTAGTTAACACTTAGCATGATGTGTTTAATCGTTAGAGGCATTCAttacaaaaagctttttgttacaaaaaataaatagtctGCAGTTAACACTGGCTTGGAAAATACTCCATGCATATGTAGCCCAAAATGGGTATTTTTTGGGTGGAACaagtatttaaatttaaaccaTGGTCAAACGTTTGGATAAGGCATGTAGGGTTTCAAACCTGTAACATGATTTTATCACTGAATAGGACCTGGTTGGGAATTTTTCCCTTTTAAGAAAGATGTCATGATAGAAGCATAAAGGCTGCCATTAATGACCATCTCTCAAATGCCATTTGTCTTGCTGTCATCTTGGCCTGGTGGCTGTCATACCTTCATGAGTCATTGACCAGTACAAGTACACAGATTGAGAGTTTTAATTTCACCCTTACTTCATTTGCTGTATGCCTTGTTTTAGGTCCTTGGCTTTTGAAACTAATgagaacaagaaaacattttagaaggTTGACAGTAATGACAGCCTGGATATTTTTctaactacagtttttttttaatcgtagagaataaaaaacctttccacTTTCCTGCAGGAATGAGAAAGACTCAAAACTGCAGtctccaacattttcttttttgctttggcCAAACTTGTGGGCCTTTATATTAGGAAGCTGatcacaaatacatttatcagtAATGGATGCTGTTTGCTGCTCTTCAAATGCTTGCTGCCCATGGTTGGTTATAGAATACATTCATATGATCAGATTCAAGTATGTACTTATGTGATCAGATTGAAAGCGGCTATTGGGGTTGTGTATATTCCACATTCATTAGTATTCTGTAATTGGTTTCTGGTATTTTTTTGGCAGCTACAAAAAGATAGAATGAAGACAAttgtacattgtaataaaaaagctGTGGCACACTATTGTTGGTTACAGTAAGACATCGAATGACCAGCCAAACGTACATATAGTGGAGCTCTGAACATATAAAAAACTGTTCCTTTGTGTTGATCCTAAACACTTTgtattttaacattctttatgaagtgtttagaaaTCATAAGGTCCAGGTTGCTGCTTGAAATCTCTGCCTTGGCAATCTTAATACCAATGAGTAGTTCTTGCATCTTTCATCACTACAAATCTGTTCTTTTCTGGCTGCTGACAGACAGCAGAAATATGTAGGATATCtaacaaattgttaaaaaacagagaatttCCCATCAATCAGTGAACAGAGCTCAGTTGCCTGAGCAGTAAATGATTTGGATATTTGTAGCAGGTCAATGGGAGATCAAACCAGAGCATGAGCGGTGGGCTGCTACATGTTATCAGAGATGTTTTAACAATAAATCCCTTAATTGGGAAAACTGTCATGTAAACCATGCGTAATGGCAATGTCTACCTAGATGCTGACAATTTTTAAcaagataacaaagactgtttGTGACATCCAAAATCTTGAGGTTTGCTGCTTACTGAGACCATACCAGATACAAAAGATATTAGGAAGGTAATAATGACACACATTTGTTCCAGACGTTTTTCCCTCCctgcattttgttctttttactgtCAATACATTTCAGAATAGTTGCAGTTTTTTCCCATGGATATTAACTGAAATCTTTCCATTAATAAGCCTCAATGTATCCTAGTTTCTGTTATGCTTGTAATTCCAATTACCTGTCCTTATGGCCATTCTTTCATTATGacatagtaatattaaaaaataaagagataaataaaGACTGTCACTGCTGACCTTTTTGGGAATTTCAATAGCCTGTAAGCAATAACAGGAGTTAAACTGTTATATAatggtatattttttctttttttgtttgttttttttattttttcactatacTTTGGTGGTGCTTTGGGGGGTTGGCGGTTGTAGGCTAGTGGCATCAGTAGAGGTAGATATTCCTTTTTTAGATTTCTGGCCTTTAGATTGGGCTTAGTAGCTCCTGAATGTTATATTCATGCGTCCATTTCTCATCTATATTTACTATGTCCTGGTGGTGCCCGTATCATTACAGCTTTATTATGTGATGCTATCATAGAATGTGAGTGCCAGTTATTTCCCGCAGCTTTTTGTGAACTTTCTGGTACAGTGGATGAAGACAAGATACAGATGCTTTCATGATTCAGTAAACATGATAcatagaaaatatgaaaatgacaGCAGCTTGGTTAGTGTAACCTACCATACAAAATACATTGTCGATTGAATTTGCTATCCTGGTTGACTTGATCAGGTTCAGGCACAGTAATTTGACACTGTATGTCTTTCATCATTTTTCCTGCACAAGGtctgtttcattttctttctgctctgtttttttcttttcattgttatATAGCATCTGTTGGGATACCTTAGTGATGATAACAAGCTTTATACTCATTTCTGCTTAGTGCCATGGTATGGATTTTAGGACAGGTATAGCTAACTAAAAGGTAAATGTGGTCAGTAGAACAAaagtacaatataatattaaaataatctttcttaaagtggaatttaaccCCCAAGGTTTTGGAACCCAGAGGTATTAGCCACAATATGCACGTATTCACATTATAGAAGATTTACCTACCAAAGGGGCTTTTCTAGCCCTGCTCTGTTTATGCTCTTGGATGACAGCGCTTCCATCTTCACATGGTTTGTTATCAGGCAGATTTAAATGAATTTATAGGTTTATTAAATGGTATAGCttttcacatactttttttttaatattataggcTTTTAATATGAATGACCAGTTTGGAGATTCTCTTGAGCTTCTTTAGCTTTTACATTGACTTGTTTGGCAACAAATGCCCATATACATAAGCCCCTTTGCtgaccacacacacacaatattcatttatattccaACTTTTAGTTTCTAAAATTAATAGAAAACTCAGAGCACTCTTTTGGGTAGGTTGACTTGATTTGTCCCTATCATTTTTACAGTTGAAGCAAGTTTAAATTGTTGTGTGCATGACCAGAGACAAGTCGTATCCTTTTTCCAGATccctaaattaaatatttctacAGAAACGTAAGAATAAATATAAGCTGCAATGATTGATTCAGTTTATGAGAATATTTGCCATGTATTGTCCATAAACAGTGGTTGCTCTGGTAACATACTGCAGGGATAAAAAGCAGAATACAAAAATCTCTCAGACTTCTCATCAGATAACAAGATTCACTGAGGAAAACCCGGACCACACCTCAAACGCTAAATGGTGAATGACAGCTTTGTAAGGCCTTACACTGATTAATGAACAGCCCCCAGAGGAGTATTATGTTAAGTTAAAGGCTATTTTTCTGTTTGGTTACTTTACCGCCAATTAAATCCAGCAGACCACAAGGTGTCTAAAGGCAAAGCAAGTTTCTGAACATTCTTACTTGATATTGCCTCTTAGCAAGAATATTAAGAGGAAAACAACTGTATCTTGCCAGGAATGCTATGAAGTTACAAAATCCCAGCGCTGTTCTCTCAGAAccaatttcatatttttctttctctgtgtaAAATATGAGGCGACATTGTGTAAATTTTGATCAATGCGGCCTACTTAGCATAGCTGTGAGGCATGGGTAAATGAGCATGCCCTGTAAACATTATGCTACAAGAAAACAATTCCATCTTATGGTGCAAGGAACAGTTACAGCTCAGATCAAACATGGCTGTTGAATGGAGCACGAGTGTACATACACTGTTTGAGGATCAAGATACACCGAAAATGATTTGTAAAGTTTTCAAAAGTAAACCAGCTTTTATATAGGTATTTTACCTTTGCCTGCGTTTAgctttaaaaggtaaataaaactaATCAGTAAATTCCCATGGTCTGCTCTGTTGACAAACGTGCAGtggttctcgtccgattatcggctcagggctgatatcggatgagaattgtgcgtgtgtacagtgctcattgtccatcatccgaacgaccgtcctagcAGATCCATAAACTATGGAAGACTAATGActataatggaagtgaagagggggaaagcacagcggggagccgctccgtcattcttccctcccctctccttagaCCAGAACGGTACTATATGTACAGCAGTCGTTCATGCATtttgcagtcgtttgttgttggaaaggattgtgaaagatcttttccaatgacaattattgcacatgtgtacctaagTCTAGGTAAAGCATTGCAGCATATGGCAGTCAGGCAACCAGCATTTGCAGCAGagctcagcaatgacagccttcaCGTTTTTCACACTACAGGTCTCTTTTTAAAACTGTCAGGTctgtaaaaatttaaattcatCACTTCTCTACAATAGAAAACATACTCACCTCTTTTGGCCCCTTTCCCCTTCCTCTCCTGTCTAGCACTACAGCAATTTCAAAAGTCTGTTTTCCATTTAACACTTTCAAAATTGTTAGATATCTATCCCTCCTGCACCCTGGTTTCTTCCTTCCGAACCCTATATCACGACAATACTTTTCTGCTACGCAATGTAGATCAGTGGATGCACTTATTGCTCATCTTACATTGTTGCATGCAATGGCATATGAATGACCTTTGTAGACCACATGGCTGCTATAAAGGTGATGAGAAGTAGCCCCAATAAAAGTTCTGCTGAGGCAACTGAAACCTAGAAAACAAAGTACATGTGAAGATAACACTTATGCATCACTGTATTATTGCAGAGGTTGCAGTTGACTGAACCAATCAAGAAGAATAATGTCAGATATATAGGTAGAAGCTACAAAATTGTCCCTAGTCACCaatctttttacagtttaaaatcaATGACAATGGGGAATTCACCAGAAGGCCCTATTAAAATTTGTTATGCCCTATGACCTGTATTTATTCCCCTGTTTGCCTtacaactaaaaatattaaacatattcttTAATCGAATATCAATGAACACCCATTGGCATGCGGATTTTTCTGATGCATAGATCTAACT from Pyxicephalus adspersus chromosome 4, UCB_Pads_2.0, whole genome shotgun sequence carries:
- the LOC140329295 gene encoding sodium/calcium exchanger 1 isoform X6, which translates into the protein MLGLSKVSSFPAGFYLLALVPLLCHVGTIYGETTMAPETGKNLSDCVGTYYCKEGVILPIWEPQNPSYGDKIARATVYFVAMVYMFLGVSIIADRFMSSIEVITSQEKEITIKKQNGETTKTTVRIWNETVSNLTLMALGSSAPEILLSVIEVCGHNFQAGDLGPSTIVGSAAFNMFIIIALCVYVVPDGEIRKIKHLRVFFVTAAWSIFAYTWLYMILSVISPGVVEVWEGLLTFFFFPICVVFAWVADRRLLFYKYVYKRYRAGKQRGMIIETEGDRPSSKADIEMDGKVLNSHTENFLDGSLVLEVDEKDQDDEEARRDMARILKELKQKHPEKEMEQLLELANYQVLSQQQKSRAFYRIQATRLMTGAGNILKRHAADQARKAVSMHEVNNESIENDPVSKIYFEQSTYQCLENCGTVALTIFRRGGDLTNTVFVDFRTEDGTANAGSDYEFTEGTVVFKPGETQKEIRVGIIDDDIFEEDENFLVHLSNIRVNSETTEVNLESNHVASLACLGSPSTATVTIFDDDHAGIFTFEEPVTHISESIGTMEVKVLRTSGARGTVIIPYKTIEGTARGGGEDFEDTCGQLEFQNDEIVKYITLKILDREEYDKESYFYLVLEEPIWIRGGMKGDFTITEQNEEKQPLTSKEEEERRIAEMGRPVLGEHVKLEIIIEESYEFKSTVDKLIKKTNLALVVGTNSWREQFIEAITVSAGEDDDDDECGEEKLPSCFDYVMHFLTVFWKVLFAFVPPTEYWNGWACFIVSITMIGLLTAFIGDLASHFGCTIGLKDSVTAVVFVALGTSVPDTFASKVAAIQDQYADASIGNVTGSNAVNVFLGIGVAWSIAAIYHAANGEEFRVQPGTLAFSVTLFTIFAFISVGVLLYRRRPEIGGELGGPRTAKLLTTALFSLLWLLYIFFSSLEAYCHIQGF
- the LOC140329295 gene encoding sodium/calcium exchanger 1 isoform X3 — translated: MLGLSKVSSFPAGFYLLALVPLLCHVGTIYGETTMAPETGKNLSDCVGTYYCKEGVILPIWEPQNPSYGDKIARATVYFVAMVYMFLGVSIIADRFMSSIEVITSQEKEITIKKQNGETTKTTVRIWNETVSNLTLMALGSSAPEILLSVIEVCGHNFQAGDLGPSTIVGSAAFNMFIIIALCVYVVPDGEIRKIKHLRVFFVTAAWSIFAYTWLYMILSVISPGVVEVWEGLLTFFFFPICVVFAWVADRRLLFYKYVYKRYRAGKQRGMIIETEGDRPSSKADIEMDGKVLNSHTENFLDGSLVLEVDEKDQDDEEARRDMARILKELKQKHPEKEMEQLLELANYQVLSQQQKSRAFYRIQATRLMTGAGNILKRHAADQARKAVSMHEVNNESIENDPVSKIYFEQSTYQCLENCGTVALTIFRRGGDLTNTVFVDFRTEDGTANAGSDYEFTEGTVVFKPGETQKEIRVGIIDDDIFEEDENFLVHLSNIRVNSETTEVNLESNHVASLACLGSPSTATVTIFDDDHAGIFTFEEPVTHISESIGTMEVKVLRTSGARGTVIIPYKTIEGTARGGGEDFEDTCGQLEFQNDEIVKYITLKILDREEYDKESYFYLVLEEPIWIRGGMKGDFTITGKMLFGKPVYRKVHFRDHPLPSAIINISEQNEEKQPLTSKEEEERRIAEMGRPVLGEHVKLEIIIEESYEFKSTVDKLIKKTNLALVVGTNSWREQFIEAITVSAGEDDDDDECGEEKLPSCFDYVMHFLTVFWKVLFAFVPPTEYWNGWACFIVSITMIGLLTAFIGDLASHFGCTIGLKDSVTAVVFVALGTSVPDTFASKVAAIQDQYADASIGNVTGSNAVNVFLGIGVAWSIAAIYHAANGEEFRVQPGTLAFSVTLFTIFAFISVGVLLYRRRPEIGGELGGPRTAKLLTTALFSLLWLLYIFFSSLEAYCHIQGF
- the LOC140329295 gene encoding sodium/calcium exchanger 1 isoform X4, with translation MLGLSKVSSFPAGFYLLALVPLLCHVGTIYGETTMAPETGKNLSDCVGTYYCKEGVILPIWEPQNPSYGDKIARATVYFVAMVYMFLGVSIIADRFMSSIEVITSQEKEITIKKQNGETTKTTVRIWNETVSNLTLMALGSSAPEILLSVIEVCGHNFQAGDLGPSTIVGSAAFNMFIIIALCVYVVPDGEIRKIKHLRVFFVTAAWSIFAYTWLYMILSVISPGVVEVWEGLLTFFFFPICVVFAWVADRRLLFYKYVYKRYRAGKQRGMIIETEGDRPSSKADIEMDGKVLNSHTENFLDGSLVLEVDEKDQDDEEARRDMARILKELKQKHPEKEMEQLLELANYQVLSQQQKSRAFYRIQATRLMTGAGNILKRHAADQARKAVSMHEVNNESIENDPVSKIYFEQSTYQCLENCGTVALTIFRRGGDLTNTVFVDFRTEDGTANAGSDYEFTEGTVVFKPGETQKEIRVGIIDDDIFEEDENFLVHLSNIRVNSETTEVNLESNHVASLACLGSPSTATVTIFDDDHAGIFTFEEPVTHISESIGTMEVKVLRTSGARGTVIIPYKTIEGTARGGGEDFEDTCGQLEFQNDEIVKYITLKILDREEYDKESYFYLVLEEPIWIRGGMKGDFTITGKPVYRKVHFRDHPLPSAIINISEQNEEKQPLTSKEEEERRIAEMGRPVLGEHVKLEIIIEESYEFKSTVDKLIKKTNLALVVGTNSWREQFIEAITVSAGEDDDDDECGEEKLPSCFDYVMHFLTVFWKVLFAFVPPTEYWNGWACFIVSITMIGLLTAFIGDLASHFGCTIGLKDSVTAVVFVALGTSVPDTFASKVAAIQDQYADASIGNVTGSNAVNVFLGIGVAWSIAAIYHAANGEEFRVQPGTLAFSVTLFTIFAFISVGVLLYRRRPEIGGELGGPRTAKLLTTALFSLLWLLYIFFSSLEAYCHIQGF
- the LOC140329295 gene encoding sodium/calcium exchanger 1 isoform X5, giving the protein MLGLSKVSSFPAGFYLLALVPLLCHVGTIYGETTMAPETGKNLSDCVGTYYCKEGVILPIWEPQNPSYGDKIARATVYFVAMVYMFLGVSIIADRFMSSIEVITSQEKEITIKKQNGETTKTTVRIWNETVSNLTLMALGSSAPEILLSVIEVCGHNFQAGDLGPSTIVGSAAFNMFIIIALCVYVVPDGEIRKIKHLRVFFVTAAWSIFAYTWLYMILSVISPGVVEVWEGLLTFFFFPICVVFAWVADRRLLFYKYVYKRYRAGKQRGMIIETEGDRPSSKADIEMDGKVLNSHTENFLDGSLVLEVDEKDQDDEEARRDMARILKELKQKHPEKEMEQLLELANYQVLSQQQKSRAFYRIQATRLMTGAGNILKRHAADQARKAVSMHEVNNESIENDPVSKIYFEQSTYQCLENCGTVALTIFRRGGDLTNTVFVDFRTEDGTANAGSDYEFTEGTVVFKPGETQKEIRVGIIDDDIFEEDENFLVHLSNIRVNSETTEVNLESNHVASLACLGSPSTATVTIFDDDHAGIFTFEEPVTHISESIGTMEVKVLRTSGARGTVIIPYKTIEGTARGGGEDFEDTCGQLEFQNDEIVKTISVKIIDDEEYEKNKTFYLEIGEPRLVEMSEKKALLLNELGDFTITEQNEEKQPLTSKEEEERRIAEMGRPVLGEHVKLEIIIEESYEFKSTVDKLIKKTNLALVVGTNSWREQFIEAITVSAGEDDDDDECGEEKLPSCFDYVMHFLTVFWKVLFAFVPPTEYWNGWACFIVSITMIGLLTAFIGDLASHFGCTIGLKDSVTAVVFVALGTSVPDTFASKVAAIQDQYADASIGNVTGSNAVNVFLGIGVAWSIAAIYHAANGEEFRVQPGTLAFSVTLFTIFAFISVGVLLYRRRPEIGGELGGPRTAKLLTTALFSLLWLLYIFFSSLEAYCHIQGF
- the LOC140329295 gene encoding sodium/calcium exchanger 1 isoform X2, which produces MLGLSKVSSFPAGFYLLALVPLLCHVGTIYGETTMAPETGKNLSDCVGTYYCKEGVILPIWEPQNPSYGDKIARATVYFVAMVYMFLGVSIIADRFMSSIEVITSQEKEITIKKQNGETTKTTVRIWNETVSNLTLMALGSSAPEILLSVIEVCGHNFQAGDLGPSTIVGSAAFNMFIIIALCVYVVPDGEIRKIKHLRVFFVTAAWSIFAYTWLYMILSVISPGVVEVWEGLLTFFFFPICVVFAWVADRRLLFYKYVYKRYRAGKQRGMIIETEGDRPSSKADIEMDGKVLNSHTENFLDGSLVLEVDEKDQDDEEARRDMARILKELKQKHPEKEMEQLLELANYQVLSQQQKSRAFYRIQATRLMTGAGNILKRHAADQARKAVSMHEVNNESIENDPVSKIYFEQSTYQCLENCGTVALTIFRRGGDLTNTVFVDFRTEDGTANAGSDYEFTEGTVVFKPGETQKEIRVGIIDDDIFEEDENFLVHLSNIRVNSETTEVNLESNHVASLACLGSPSTATVTIFDDDHAGIFTFEEPVTHISESIGTMEVKVLRTSGARGTVIIPYKTIEGTARGGGEDFEDTCGQLEFQNDEIVKTISVKIIDDEEYEKNKTFYLEIGEPRLVEMSEKKALLLNELGDFTITGKPVYRKVHFRDHPLPSAIINISEQNEEKQPLTSKEEEERRIAEMGRPVLGEHVKLEIIIEESYEFKSTVDKLIKKTNLALVVGTNSWREQFIEAITVSAGEDDDDDECGEEKLPSCFDYVMHFLTVFWKVLFAFVPPTEYWNGWACFIVSITMIGLLTAFIGDLASHFGCTIGLKDSVTAVVFVALGTSVPDTFASKVAAIQDQYADASIGNVTGSNAVNVFLGIGVAWSIAAIYHAANGEEFRVQPGTLAFSVTLFTIFAFISVGVLLYRRRPEIGGELGGPRTAKLLTTALFSLLWLLYIFFSSLEAYCHIQGF
- the LOC140329295 gene encoding sodium/calcium exchanger 1 isoform X1; its protein translation is MLGLSKVSSFPAGFYLLALVPLLCHVGTIYGETTMAPETGKNLSDCVGTYYCKEGVILPIWEPQNPSYGDKIARATVYFVAMVYMFLGVSIIADRFMSSIEVITSQEKEITIKKQNGETTKTTVRIWNETVSNLTLMALGSSAPEILLSVIEVCGHNFQAGDLGPSTIVGSAAFNMFIIIALCVYVVPDGEIRKIKHLRVFFVTAAWSIFAYTWLYMILSVISPGVVEVWEGLLTFFFFPICVVFAWVADRRLLFYKYVYKRYRAGKQRGMIIETEGDRPSSKADIEMDGKVLNSHTENFLDGSLVLEVDEKDQDDEEARRDMARILKELKQKHPEKEMEQLLELANYQVLSQQQKSRAFYRIQATRLMTGAGNILKRHAADQARKAVSMHEVNNESIENDPVSKIYFEQSTYQCLENCGTVALTIFRRGGDLTNTVFVDFRTEDGTANAGSDYEFTEGTVVFKPGETQKEIRVGIIDDDIFEEDENFLVHLSNIRVNSETTEVNLESNHVASLACLGSPSTATVTIFDDDHAGIFTFEEPVTHISESIGTMEVKVLRTSGARGTVIIPYKTIEGTARGGGEDFEDTCGQLEFQNDEIVKTISVKIIDDEEYEKNKTFYLEIGEPRLVEMSEKKALLLNELGDFTITGKMLFGKPVYRKVHFRDHPLPSAIINISEQNEEKQPLTSKEEEERRIAEMGRPVLGEHVKLEIIIEESYEFKSTVDKLIKKTNLALVVGTNSWREQFIEAITVSAGEDDDDDECGEEKLPSCFDYVMHFLTVFWKVLFAFVPPTEYWNGWACFIVSITMIGLLTAFIGDLASHFGCTIGLKDSVTAVVFVALGTSVPDTFASKVAAIQDQYADASIGNVTGSNAVNVFLGIGVAWSIAAIYHAANGEEFRVQPGTLAFSVTLFTIFAFISVGVLLYRRRPEIGGELGGPRTAKLLTTALFSLLWLLYIFFSSLEAYCHIQGF